The Acanthopagrus latus isolate v.2019 chromosome 13, fAcaLat1.1, whole genome shotgun sequence genome contains a region encoding:
- the prdx5 gene encoding peroxiredoxin-5, mitochondrial: MLLSITGSLIRNTRVVQRVRLIHTSPIARMPIQVGEQLPAVEVQEGEPGNKVAMDQLFKGKKGVLFAVPGAFTPGCSKTHLPGFVEQAGELKSKGIEEVACISVNDAFVMAAWGKEHGTDGKVRMLADPTGAFTKAVDLLLDNDQIVQVLGNKRSKRYSMLVEDGVVKKINVEPDGTGLTCSLASSILSDL, encoded by the exons ATGCTGCTGTCCATTACAGGCTCCCTCATCAGGAACACCCGCGTCGTCCAGCGCGTCCGGCTGATCCACACTTCTCCCATCGCCAGGATGCCGATACAG GTTGGTGAGCAACTCCCTGCAGTGGAGGTGCAGGAGGGGGAGCCAGGAAATAAGGTGGCTATGGATCAGCTCTTCAAGGGGAAGAAGGGGGTCCTCTTTGCTGTACCTGGTGCATTTACCCCTGGTTGTTCCAAG ACTCACCTCCCAGGTTTTGTGGAGCAGGCCGGCGAGTTGAAGAGTAAAGGAATAGAGGAGGTCGCTTGCATTTCTGTCAATGATGCGTTTGTCATGGCTGCCTGGGGAAAAGAGCATGGAACAGATGGCAAG GTTCGGATGCTGGCTGATCCCACTGGAGCTTTTACTAAG GCAGTTGACCTGTTGCTTGACAATGATCAGATTGTGCAGGTTCTTGGGAACAAGCGATCCAAGAG ATATTCGATGTTGGTGGAGGATGGAGTCGTGAAGAAGATCAATGTGGAGCCTGACGGCACTGGGCTGACCTGCAGCCTGGCCTCCAGTATTCTGTCTGACCTGTAG